tccggGTTAAATGTTGACATCAATACATAAGCATAAACGAGCACCCATTGACCACCTTCCTAGGCACTTGCACTTGTGGAAAACTTGAATTTGTTTAAGGAAATAGTAGCACTGATGCATGAAGAATAAGTACTTAAGTGGCTGAGAAAGTTTCAAAAGCTATCATACATGCTTCTCACATTAAGAACTTCAAATTCATGTAGTGACCAAAGTACAGTCACATATGCATGCATTGTTAAAACTTCAAGTACAGCAAAAGAATCTTATGGAAAGCACATGTAGCTCAAAAGCATAAAgcataattaaaataaaaaaaaaaaggaagggaaGGATATAAAAAGGTAATATATTATACCTTTAACTTCTGATTAGCATCTTTTTCAAGAACCAGTCCAGCTTCAACATATGCATCAGTAATGACTTCTGAGAAAgttcaagaaattcaaaaatacTTTTTCCACAGAAACAACTTAAACCTAATTAAAGAAGATAGTATTAGTCTTTCTCATTTGCTAGTACAGAGAAATTTGGATACGACAAGCACGTAACAGTCTGTCCTCAGTGCCAATTTCTTCCACAGGAGCATAAAGAACACGGGCTTTGGCCAAAGAACCTTTCATGCAATCCTACGAGGACATGAAATGAGTTggtaaagaaaaatatcatCTTCCGTCACCCATTGCAAACATAACAATGAAAACCACCTTCCAATGTGCCAAAATCTAGAGGGTTTTTAATCCATGATTATGATTTGCAATAAAGAGCTCaaacattaaattattttctacttAATTCaccgaaaaataaaaaataaagtagatGATTGGTCAGCATATAACACATCTCAACTTAAACACACCTCCCAATGCTTAACAAGATCATTCACAATTAAGGTATAAACTGCATATGACACACCTTAACCTAAACAAATTCAGATACACATTAACTATCTACCAACTGGTGTACATGTACTTACACATATCTATGCACCAGCTACGGTGACCACTGCTGTCAAGAAGTTTGAAGCATGATATCTTTTCAATGcaaatttaaaacatatattggacacaactatcttttttttttttttttttgataagtattgGACACAACTATCTTACCCTTCGGACATAGAAAAAGATCTTACCAGCCCCTTAAGCCTTATAGAGACAGGCCGATTATCCAAAGCATCCATCACTTTTGAGGAGATACTCTGGTAAGAAATATTACACATTGATGTCAAGCAGTGCCACTTTCAGCCACATTTGACAGAAAAGTTTCCAGTATATATTATTAcaactttcttctttattttaataattaacatAGTCTTTGTGAAGATTGTACAATTGGACACTTCAATAGATGACTCATTAATATAATCTTATATACTATTGAAAACAAATAGAACCTGCACCATGtcctataaaaatataaataaaaataaaaagaacctGCACCATGTAATCTGGTCTGCAAAATTAACAATTCATACAtatcccaaaaatattattagagGGCGACAGGAAAATGATGGATATTGTTATCTAAAATGTTGcaagattaataaaaatatattagtgtATATATACACTGGCGGAAATAAATTGAACGTATATAAAGAACAAACATTGTGTAATATTTACATCTAGATATATCTTATGGATCTAAACTATTGAATAATTGACTCATAATATAGAATAAAATCAGAAAAAAGCCCACACTTGCCACACAATATTGAAGCATACCTGTACCACTTTTACTTCTTGTATGGTCTCTATAACTGATCTTGAATTAGCTAGGCTTGGCATAAGCATTGCAGGTGCTTCTGTGGAAACAGAATTGATTTTGCGTACAGCCACATGATTCCCTCTAAAAGAAAACTCAGATGATTGAGCAACACTTTTCTTTCGATACAGGGGCCGGGCTGCAAGCAATGTGATTCTTActgttaaaaattgaaaagagaaaagaaaatcgAAGTTGTAAAAGTTTAGTTTAATAGGATATACAAAGCATGGGAGAATGATAGGGAAAAATGATTACTTTGGAAGGACAGTCCCCTCTCGAAGATAGAGCCAATCATTTGTGTACTCATCAAATTCAGCAACCATTGCAATCAGGTAAGCTAAACCTCTCCGGAAAGATCTTTCCTTCATCCACAAGAAGGTTAAAAGGTTAGTTTAGTTGCAGCAAAAGGCCTATGTTAAATTACAGAGGAATATATTAAAGTATCCACAAACCTGATATACTATAACTGAAGCATACAATCCAATGAAAATGCTTGAAAAAATCGCTATTAAGATACTCGCCACTACAAAAATTGGCCACAAAAGGATTGTCAAACGAGCAATGGGGATGCAAGCTGTTTCAAGAAATGGGCCTTCTCGGCTAATTAGATCATGTATCAGTCGAAACCAGCCCTTGAACAACATATATGGACTCTTCACAATAGCAATTGCAGTGTAAAGAGGAATGTCCACCATTAGCCCCATTAACCCAGCAATGATGCATGCAGGTACATGAATTAACCTGCAAGATATATCCAGAGAGTTAGTTCTGAAAGAACTACTGCTTTCACCAAGGATGGTCAGCTCAACCACTcaataattgttaaattttaatttctgttCCAAATAAGGTAGAGCTTAGCTCATCAACTAAGTCAAAGAAACATAGTAAGCTCCCCACCATTGGCCAGGCAGGGCCTCCAATTTTTTCTCAGCCCTAGCTAATGAACCTACTAATTTcaagatttaataaaaagatactCCCACACTaagcaacaaaataaatatacatggttttctttcttaattgcAAAGGTAATAAGATTATAGTTAATATGATGAATTACATCACCATTACCTAAGAGCTCGAAGCTCATTTGAAGCAGGGGATTCCCGCAACTCCTCCAGGTAAAGTGGGTATGAATGGTAACATATGTCTGCAAAATCTCTAACCACTGTACAACTTCCTTTAATGGTGCCCCATGTTCCGTCCTATGTATTCATAGAAATAAAAGTAAGTATGAACTTggtcaaacaaaaagaaaaagaaacaaaacccaaaagccAACAGTGGGTGCTGAATCAGAGagaaaactcaaacaaaaaggGCAAAGTCCAAAAATTTACCACAATACAGTGTATGAATTTCTTGGACTCGTTGTCCTCTCTGAAGGCCTCAAAAGCAGAAACCCATGGAGTGAAGAATCCATACCCCACCCCCACAAGAACACTCCCAGCAATGCTTAGACCCAACCATAAACCAAACAAGGCTGGTAATCCAGCCAAGATAGCAACTTTAAGTGGTGCATCAAATCTATTAGTCCTGTAATTACCACACCAGTTACCTTATCAGGttaaaaattcacaattttttatggCAGTGCGTTGCAGGGTTTAAGAAATAACGGTGCTCATTAGCACGAAACTGACACTGTTTGGGCTGAACgaaattataaaaatgtaaaCTGAACGAAAAAGACCTACCATTGCTTTAACCTTTTTTGGCTTCACTTGTATCAATCTGCTTCCTGACAGGTCCCAACTCAATTCCTCGAACCCGTGAtgcaaaatttaaagaactCAAAGTCTCACCCACATCCGGGTCTGAAGGACTAATTTGTACAAACATCAACGTTGTGGAATCCCCCCCTGccaacacacatatataaataactacATGTAAAAGAAGCAACAAAATCCAGCAAGGTCAAAATCTTTTGATCATATTCATATCCacttcctaaatttttttagaagggtggtattgggccgatttggccCATAAAACTTTATCCATATCTCTGGACTGTAAACATGGGTATGTGTAAAATTGATTGGAATGGATTAACAAAGCTTCCAACACATATAAATAGGATAATATAACTCGGATAGACAATAACTAATTGATCCATTAGCTTAAGATTATAATCTTATTTTCCATATGCAAACCAACCATGCAGTTCAATCCCCTATTGCAAATCATGTTACTTCTCATCAATCTTTTAACTACGTAAACCTAATATATCATATATCACATACTcagttaaaaattatatatgtgaaTGTCTTAATGCTTCTCTATCATTCCAATTCTTCCTAATTGCAAGTTTCTAACACCTTGGCAAACCTTGCAGAATACTGTTTGCATATGAGCAAACATTACACTTATGATTTGTCACTGTCCCATTCAACTCAAAAAGGAGAGGGAAAAAACAACCATTTTATCTTACAAGTTTGATGTAGGCAGACTCATCACCATGTAATACGAAAGTTACTTTTGGTAAGCTCATATGTTTCCATTTCACTGTTTTTACTCTCAAGTGAGAGATTTACACTTGTTGCAGACAACATATTCTTAAATCCAACTCCTATGCAAATTAGTTAGGACCAACAAAgacaatataaaaaaacaaaacacacccATCTGCATAATCATATCAATATGAAGCACAAAAACAACCTAGTAATCAACCAACCACCCAATTGAAACCAAACAGCAGAAACACAATAAAAAgtgtggaaaaaaaatccatagcAAAACTCATGATTGAACCAAAAATAGTTCTAACCCATTACTTGAAATTCCAAATAAACTACAAAATCAAACACCAATCTCATCAAAATAATTAGTTCcaatgttttataataattaacatTTTCTGAGGCAAAACTGTGCAGACTTTCAGCTTAGCAAGACATGTTTCATTTCCTCTCCATCGTTCATTTTTCATGCAGCTGAAGCATATGTAAGTGTCCAAAGAATCGATTGTATCAATTCTAAAACTTTTTGTTGGTGACAGTAGCTTTATTTGACTCCACACATTTTCTTAATAATACTTTAACAAAGGAGTTAAATCTTTGCCTAcacaaaagaataattttttttctacttacAGCATCTTCCTTGTTTTGAGATAGGAATACATGAGGAAAAATGCTATAACAGCACCAACAATTATCCCAGCTGTTGTTAGCCAAAATGCAAACTGCATCAAGTAAAACAGTATGGTAATGGTAACATGTCCAAGTGAAAACAAATCCATGGAAAATTGGAAGTGACTCGTGTACTTAAAAACAGTTAGTTTTTACACTTTAGGGACCAACGTACCACATGTTCTTCAAGGTAGGACCTCAAGTTCATGCCAAAAATACCTGCAACCAGGAAACAATGTCTTGACAAGGACATAAGCAGGAAACCACAGAACCTTTAAAATTCTTGAAACAACAATTTCTCCAGCAACTCAAGTAATCCCTCTTACTTAGCAAAAAAACTGAAGAGGCCAAGAATAGTTAAGCTTTAGGACAGGTGCTCTAGCAAAAACCTGGcggttgatatatatatagtaaaacaAGGTGAACATATCACTATAGTAAAACAAGGTGTACACACACACTCGTACTCATTCATAACCAAACTGACCTAAATACCTAATGAGTCTTGAAGTAAATGTGTCAATTTGGAGTTCCTGAAACCAAAAAACTAACATTGTTAGAATCACATTTGAATTATGATGGAGAAACAACATAAAGGCAAGCAAGATGTAATGTATACCTATATGGAATGTGACTACTTTTAAGACCTTTGACTGGTCTCACCCTTTGGTTCCACCAATGCAATTGACCATCGAAAATCATCCCCGTTTTCTTCTCCTCACTGGTTCCTTAACTGGTCTCACCTTGCCTGAAAAGAACACAAGCAAATACTCATATtcaaatcatttaaccataaagAGATGCATATGTAATCAGTATAAGAGGGGAGAGTACCATGTCCAGTCCCACAGTCAGGAGGATGTGTCCGTGTCCGTTGCGGCCTTCGCGGCCGATCCTCACTGTGTGAAGCCTCAGGTGGGGGGGTGGGTATCTCTGTCTGGATGGCACCAGGGGTGGGTAGCCCAGGGGTGGGCatgaatctcatctcatctctacCACATACATCTCCGGGGATAGTGTCGGTAGTCGGTGGGGGAGAGGATATGGGTGGGCAGGTATCATCGCGAACCATGGATGGGGACCGACATGTCTGGGCAAACGTATGGGATGGACCCGCATCATCATGTGCCATGGAGCCCATGTCATAACGAGTGTCCTGCATCATCTCATCTGATGTCTGACTTGCCTCCTCCATCGTGTGGTCATGCACGGGTGTGTGACGGCCACCCGATGTGTGACGGCTCGCAGTTGTGGGATGCCGACTAGATGCATGGCACTGACTAGATTGACGGCCTCCATGCCCTCGACGTCCACCTGCTTGCCGACCACGCCTTACAGCCGGTTCACTTGCGTTGCCCACAGTGCGTACATCGTCCAAGGTCAATCGACTGATTTCTTCAACAGATTGCAAGGCATTCATACAGTCCGTGTAGATCTCAGACCCTGGTTCGAACTTCGCCATAATCCTCAACTGTGATTCAACCTGTCACAAGTATACAAGAGTAGTGTTAGGATTTGGAACTAAACTATGCACATCAAGGTACATTTATAATAGAACAATCTTTGTAAACTTACCAAAGTGTCCCAGTATGAGGTCTCTTTTGTAATATGCCGAACAGTGATGGAACGATACCACACCATATACTCGTCATTGTAGCTCATTACCCCATGAAAGGGCGGTGATTCAGCAATTGTGGCATGCGCAGCCCATCTAGCAATATGAGTGGCATGTTCTTgaacccaatttttttcttgcttGCCTTGGAGCGTTATCTTGTGAAGTTCAATTGAAGTATCGACATTGTCCGGTACGCCTTGCTTCATCCCAAACTGTCTCAGAACACGTTCGGGGTGATGGCCTTCAATCACCCAAAAATGTATGAGCGGCACGATGGACCTCCATATGTGTTGGCCTGCCGTACAATATGCGGGCAGGGAACCCAAATAATCTCTATATGGCTCCCAGACAATCTACAATGATCCAACAAATGCAAACAACCATATTAACAACATATGTGTAACGATATCTTACAAACAACCATACAAACAACCATAAAGTGGTTGGTTCCCACTTGTAAGGCACGATACCTGATTTGGCCGGAGTGAAGCAAGCGACACACGATAGGCGCGTAGGACATGCATTGGATGGTCAGTTGTTATCTTAGCCCCTTTCCATCTATCAAACAACACAGACATAACCTTCATATTAAttacttacataattcccatgcGAAAGAAATTAATGCGGAAATGTAAAACGATAACTAAGTTGAAGATCCTACATACACGACGACAAGTGGACACAGGGCGGTGCTCGGTGTGGATGCCTCATCACAGGACATATTTGTGGAAACCTCGCCCACGCCCACAACTGCACCAATAGCAGTGCACCACCAATTTGCTTGGCTGTCTTCTCTGATGCCTTACAGAGGTGTCTATATAGCCAACTTAGTGttgcactaccccaactataattctttccattgctgattggattgaaaaattgtaGATACATGATTGAGAGCCGTTCGCCAGATTTGTCCATAAACAGTATACTACCCAACATTTGGAGTATGTAATACCGAGCATACTGTTGCACACGCACCTCAGTGGCGTCAGCAGGAAGAGGGTTGCGAAACTTCTCCTCCAGCCATTTGGCTCTTATCCTCGGCCCTTCCAACAACTGGCAGGTGTTCTTTTTTGTACCAAGCGGTACGTCCGGTGGAAGGAAGCCTAGCAAATCTATGCAAAAGTCACGCCAGTTGTCCATATGGGTAAATCCTACCACCGGCAAGCCATGTACAGGTACCCCCAGGATGACCTCTATGTCTTGTAGCGTGATGGTCATCTCACCGTGTGGCAAGTGGAATGAGTGCGTCTCTGGCCGCCATCTCTCCACTAAGGCCGTGATCAGTGCATGGTCAAGGTCCATATGTGGGACTCGAAGTAGCCCATCTAACCCCGCATCTGTGATGTAAGTGGCAATCCGTGGATCTAACCCACCATCAAACAGACCTTTATCTCGGTGACGACAAGTCAGAACACCTGGCACTTCCTGCAAACAAAGCAGCTTAGTATTAATAATAACATTCACTAACCACGTAATAATTACACTTCAAACATAATGCCCAAAATATTTCTACTACATATATTGATTACAATGACACAAGTGCATACCTCGCCTGCCAAAGGAGCATCCCAAAGCAAACTTGAACGATGCATAGGTTGCCTCGTCAAGACAGTCCCTATAGAGGGTCCTGCTCGATGTGGGTCCATACCTGGCATAAATTAAAGGTGATTAATGGCCCATTAGCATCCTCACAAGTCAAATACCCATAAGCTAAAtcaaaatgataacaaaaaacTATAGAACTTTAAAAGGGgaagttccctttttttttttccctcaaaaacTATAGAACCACGTAACATAAACAACACAGTAATTATGTGGataacaaaattgataaaagAATATACgaacatcaaaattttattatggaGTTCTTTGATGACATAAAAGTTCCTTTCCAAACACTTGTGTTACAATATTTTATGCTCATTGCATGTTGGCTCATACAGTGTaactgaaataaaaataaaaatacacagCATTAAGCATTTTAATATGTACCTACATAGAAgataaacatctaaattaaaaattgttcaaATGCTCAGTGAATGATGATTAATTATGTGGataacaaaattgataaaagaataaacaaacatcaaaaTTATCTTATGGAGTTCTTCGAAAACAGAAAAGCGCCTTTCCAATCACTTGTGTTACAACTTTTTACACACTCAAAAATGATTACTGCATGTTGACTCATTAAGTGtcattgaaattaaaattaaaatacacaGCATTAAGCCCTGCAAAAGTGTAAGCTTTGTGCATTGGTCATGACTATAATTTCACAACTACCACCAAGATTTTGTATATGAAAAATTCCAAAGCTCCAACTTTCAACACTACcttcaaaaacaacaaaaaagaaaaaaaaaaacgttttagTGAATTAAAGCTTATAGGTTTAAGATTCACTGGACGCATATCAACAAGAAGCATGCCGTGGTCCCaagttttttggggttggcTAGGATCCAAAATCCCATTGGTTTTACAAACTATTTGTAACAACACAATCCTCCAAAAGCATCTTAGAATATGAAAATTAAAGTTTAGCAATGATATGTCACAAAATCCaaagctcaattttttttttgatagataaaatCCAAAGCTCAAAATGGGTAAAAACTCATGGAAAGAACAaaggaaagaacaaaaaaaataccaaacaaTGCTAACCTTTGGGTGCGAAGTCGCCGGCGAAGAAATGGGTTTGAGAGTGCGAAGTCTCCGGCGAAGAAATGGGTTTGAGAGTGCGAAGTCGCCGGCGAAGAAATGGGTCTTGAACGCCGGCGCCGGTGATGAAACGGGTTTGAAAGGGGTTTGAGAGTCCGCCGTTGCCGGCGATGAAAGGGGTTTGGGAGTTAAATCTTTTACCGGCGATGAAATGGGTTTTCGGTTTGGAGAGTGAGTGTGCAACTGAGTGAGaaatgagagatgagagagtgCAAATGAACGGTTTTAGTTCCCCATACTCGAGCATTACATAATCGAGTACCTTCAACAATACCCGAACCCATAAAACTCGAGTATAATGGGCGTTTAAACAAAATTGCAATCCAGACTGATACTCGAGCTTTGAAGTCTCGAGTACTACGAAAAGTACTCGAGTTTAAAAAACTCGAGTACTAACCTGGATTTGCAATTTTGAACCAGTCTGGATTGTGCGGGAAGAAGGGATGGGAATCCAGATTCGTACTCGCGTTTCAAAACCTCGGGTACCATTCAAAGTACTCGAGTATAAGAAACTCGAGTATAAATCTGGATTCCCATCCCTTATTCCCGCACAATCCAGACAGGTTCAAAATTGTATATACAGACTAGTACTCGAGTTTTAAGAACTCGGGTACTTTTCGTAGTACTCGAGACTTCAAAGCTCGAGTATCAGTCTGGATTATCCCATCATATGATGTTGTACAATCCAGATTGGTAACCGAGTTTCCTAAACTCGGGTACCAGATCGTACAGTACTCGAGTTCTTCAAACTCGAGTACTTGGggacatttttttaacattgatATTCCACGCTGGCATGCCACGGTGGAAGTGTAAAatccagtactcgagtttggtgagctcgagtactggaAAAAGTGGTAGAAACCCaattagttccgaaacagtggtttctgcctaaatttttttagaaatggtggtattgggccgatttggcctgggcaaaattgctcaaatttgaatgtaatatatatactcttctctcttttttttccaaaattgggggggggggggggggacatgGCCCCCAAAAGCCAAAGAATGGCTCCGACCCTGCTGATAAGGAGCAGTACCACAAGATTGTTGTTTTGAGGGCATTAAGGGAGCTTTTGTCattttggaagaaaaagaaggaatcATTAGCAGACAAAATGTGAGTGAATGAAAAACTATTCCTTCCTATCTTGACacctttaattttcttttggttctcCTCTTTGGTTAGAGTTATAGAAAGTATATTGGCACAAAAAGGAACAGGTAAAGGGAGATAGGATCACCCTGTCTAAGACCTCTAGAAGGGTGGAAAGGTTTTTGGGGCTGCCATTAACAAGTAAGGAGTACTAAACAGTTGACACACATTCCATTATCCACTTTACCCAAGTTGTGCCAAAATTCATGGAGAGTAAAACAGCTTTGAGGAATTTCCAATTGACCCTATCACAGGCATTACTCATATCAATTTTTAAGGCACCATAAccttttttccttcctttctttttccttaggGTGTCAAAGATTTCATGGGCTAACAATATGCTATCTATGATGCTTCTACCTTGAATAAATCATTCTGATAGGGTGTTATGAGCATGTCCATAAAAGGTTTTAGCCTATTTAAAGAATTTTTGAAATGATTTTGTAAATGACATTACAAAGGCTGATAGGTCTAAAATGAGAAACATCTTCAAGGAAGTGAACTTTAAGAATTAGAATAAGGAAGGTTTGCTTAAGGGATTTGAGGAGAGAACCTGAGTGGAAGAAAGCATGTGTGGAACTGATGATGTCCTGCCTCACAATGCTCTAGAAATTCtgatataaaaaattcaagaatCCCATCTAGATCAGGAGCCTTATGAGGCCCCAATTGGTGTACTGCCCACTCAATTTCTACATTTGTCACAGGTCTTTCAAGCAGCTCCTTCTAATGTTGATCAACCTTGGGGATTGGGAGAGAAGTTAGCTCCTCCAGCAGCTGATTTACTAATTTAGTATCATTTTCCTTGAACTGATCCTTAAGTGCTCTACTAACATATTTTCTATTTCTGTTAAGTCTTCAGTCAAGTTACCATCAGCTGTCCTGAGTTGTAAGATTTTGTTTCGAgcccttcttttttttaccattGTTTGGAAATACTTAGTATTCCTATCTCCTTGAGTAATCTAGTTAGATCTAGCTTTTGAGCCCACATAATCCCTTCCTTATCCATGAGATTTTCTAGCTCCAACTTGAGCTACCTTTCCTTTTTAACATCCTCCACTAAGTGAATAGAGTGACTTCGTGTTTTTGAGAGGAAAGATTCacttttttgaagaagaagatgaagaagaaggggACCAATCCATGGCACACTTCAGAAGTTGTTGGCTTTAGTAAGGACAAAGGCGTAGTTGAGGTAACTTATCTTGGTGACAAACTTACAAAACCAATTATAAGCTAGGTTTTTActtaaattatacttttttttacttttaaaaataagttggttttttactttttttttgtcttacaTTACGCAAACTAGTGTGTAGCCCTATGCAtataggttcaaattatacatagtgttagtttatacttttttaaaaccatacatttttaaaatatctaatgGTTTCTCCtcttatatatatgatttaaattttaattggttttagactctttagtttttgtatccagtaattcacttgccacaaaaataaaaaacttagatgGACATATGAcgaaaaattggatttcaattaaaatccaatttaaatataattaaaattggactcaataattcacttggcaaaaattaaacaaaacacgtggcacaaaattgagaatccaattaaaatataattggattttctcttagctttaactatatatatatatatagagagagagagagagagagagagtagctTGAaacatggatacacttaaaaatatacaaaaagatgcatagtatgattcctatatatataatttaaatactattgattaggtataaaatgtcttgtaagaatattttgttaactctttaagaAGTCttgtaataatattattaggtataaaatataagcggttcatgtttatttattacttcttaatttttgttattgtgaaacacttttttgcttttttacaatttatttattctagactcattggtttttgtacttaataactcatgtggatgaatatttatgattctaaaattaggaaataaaatatctctaaaaataaataatttcggatacatggcgcaaaattgaactttaatttgaaattttaattggactttCCCTTATAGATATAGACTAGCCCGTAATCCATGCAAATgcatggatgcatttaaaattaagcaaaatttttattataaaatataaataattattcaaattatttttaaaaaatagcatg
The sequence above is drawn from the Castanea sativa cultivar Marrone di Chiusa Pesio chromosome 5, ASM4071231v1 genome and encodes:
- the LOC142637412 gene encoding uncharacterized protein LOC142637412 → MHVLRAYRVSLASLRPNQIVWEPYRDYLGSLPAYCTAGQHIWRSIVPLIHFWVIEGHHPERVLRQFGMKQGVPDNVDTSIELHKITLQGKQEKNWVQEHATHIARWAAHATIAESPPFHGVMSYNDEYMVWYRSITVRHITKETSYWDTLVESQLRIMAKFEPGSEIYTDCMNALQSVEEISRLTLDDVRTVGNASEPAVRRGRQAGGRRGHGGRQSSQCHASSRHPTTASRHTSGGRHTPVHDHTMEEASQTSDEMMQDTRYDMGSMAHDDAGPSHTFAQTCRSPSMVRDDTCPPISSPPPTTDTIPGDVCGRDEMRFMPTPGLPTPGAIQTEIPTPPPEASHSEDRPRRPQRTRTHPPDCGTGHGKVRPVKEPVRRRKRG
- the LOC142635269 gene encoding putative membrane protein At3g27390 → MSLPKVTFVLHGDESAYIKLYSARTNRFDAPLKVAILAGLPALFGLWLGLSIAGSVLVGVGYGFFTPWVSAFEAFREDNESKKFIHCIVDGTWGTIKGSCTVVRDFADICYHSYPLYLEELRESPASNELRALRLIHVPACIIAGLMGLMVDIPLYTAIAIVKSPYMLFKGWFRLIHDLISREGPFLETACIPIARLTILLWPIFVVASILIAIFSSIFIGLYASVIVYQERSFRRGLAYLIAMVAEFDEYTNDWLYLREGTVLPNPAPVSKEKCCSII